In one Chionomys nivalis chromosome 13, mChiNiv1.1, whole genome shotgun sequence genomic region, the following are encoded:
- the LOC130885541 gene encoding DEP domain-containing protein 1B-like, whose amino-acid sequence MHETLDPGPSNDDNDDDDAELMEKQRFAMGMVLDLAREAVNVYSVSKQGVVILDDRSKELPYWVLSAMKCLANWPNCSDWKQPMYLGFEKDVFKTVADYYGHLKEPLLTFHLFDAFVSVLGLLQKEKMAIEAFQICCLLLPPENRRKLQLLMRRMARICLNKEMPPLCDGFGTRTLMVQTFSRCILCSKDEVDLDELLAARLVTFLMDNYQEILKVPLALQTSIEERVAHLRRVQIKYPGADMDITLSAPSFCRQISPEEFEYQRAYGSQEPLAALLEEVIADAKLSNKEKKKKLKQFQKSYPEVYQERFPTPESEALLFPEKPKPKPQLFMWALRKPFQPFQRTRSFRM is encoded by the exons ATGCATGAGACTCTGGATCCAGGCCCCAGCAACGACGACAATGACGATGATGATgctg AACTGATGGAGAAGCAGCGATTTGCGATGGGAATGGTGCTGGATTTGGCAAG AGAGGCCGTTAACGTGTACAGTGTCAGCAAGCAGGGCGTCGTCATCCTGGATGACAGGTCAAAAGAGCTTCCTTATTGGGTCCTGTCAGCTATGAAGTGTTTGGCAAATTGGCCCAACTGTTCTGATTGGAAGCAGCCTATGTACTTGGGGTTTGAGAAAGATGTCTTCAAGACAGTCGCGGATTACTATGGTCACCTGAAGGAGCCACTGCTTACGTTCCACCTGTTTGATGCTTTCGTCAGTGTCCTAGGTTTGCTGCAGAAAGAGAAGATGGCAATCGAAGCTTTTCAGATTTGttgtctccttctgcctcctgaaaacAGGAGAAAGCTGCAGCTGCTGATGAGGAGGATGGCAAGGATCTGCTTAAACAAAGAGATGCCGCCACTGTGTGATGGCTTTGGCACCCGCACGCTGATGGTTCAGACATTTTCTCGGTGCATCTTGTGTTCTAAGGACGAAGTAGACTTAGATGAGTTGCTAGCTGCTCGATTGGTGACATTTCTGATGGACAATTACCAGGAAATTCTGAAAGTTCCTTTGGCCCTGCAGACCTCCATAGAGGAGCGCGTGGCTCATCTGCGAAGAGTTCAGATAAAATACCCAGGAGCTGATATGGATATCACGTTGTCTGCGCCTTCTTTTTGCCGTCAAATCAGTCCAGAGGAATTTGAATACCAAAGGGCATACGGCTCTCAGGAGCCTCTGgcagccttgttggaagaagtcaTAGCAGATGCCAAACTCTCCaataaggagaagaagaagaagctgaagCAGTTTCAGAAATCGTACCCTGAAGTCTACCAGGAGCGATTTCCTACACCAGAGAGTGAAGCGCTCCTCTTCCCTGAAAAGCCCAAGCCCAAACCGCAGCTGTTTATGTGGGCGCTGAGGAAGCCTTTCCAGCCGTTTCAGAGGACGAGAAGTTTCCGGATGTGA